Proteins encoded in a region of the Abyssibacter profundi genome:
- a CDS encoding response regulator transcription factor — protein MNNPPDVLIADDDVALCDLLIDYLATQGMTARAVHSAEAALAALEQEQPLPDALVLDVMLPGISGLDALTRIRARWHLPVLMLSGRGEPVDRILGLELGADDYLAKPAMPRELVARLRALLRRQAVRAGPEDDADTGLRLGRLVLDPADRSVRSGDVPLTLTGAEFEILRHLLRAQGRTVSRETLTEQALGRPLERYDRAVDVHVSRLRRKLGEVEAGVRIDTRRGAGYLLVDDHAR, from the coding sequence ATGAACAATCCGCCAGACGTCCTGATCGCAGACGACGATGTCGCCCTTTGCGATCTGCTCATCGACTATCTCGCCACCCAGGGCATGACCGCCCGGGCGGTGCACAGTGCCGAAGCAGCCCTGGCCGCGCTGGAGCAGGAACAGCCGCTGCCCGATGCGCTGGTGCTCGATGTCATGCTGCCCGGCATCTCCGGACTGGACGCGCTGACCCGAATTCGTGCCCGTTGGCATCTGCCCGTGCTGATGTTGTCCGGGCGTGGCGAACCGGTGGACCGCATTCTGGGCCTGGAACTTGGCGCCGACGACTATCTTGCCAAGCCGGCCATGCCCCGCGAACTCGTCGCGCGCCTGCGCGCCCTCCTGCGACGTCAGGCGGTGCGTGCAGGCCCGGAAGATGATGCGGACACCGGCCTTCGTCTCGGGCGCCTGGTGCTGGACCCGGCTGACCGGTCGGTGCGCAGTGGTGACGTGCCCCTGACTCTCACCGGCGCCGAGTTCGAAATTCTGCGCCACCTGCTCCGGGCCCAGGGCCGGACTGTCAGCCGGGAAACACTGACCGAGCAGGCCCTTGGCCGCCCGCTGGAGCGCTATGACCGCGCGGTGGACGTGCACGTCAGCCGCCTGCGGCGAAAGCTGGGTGAGGTCGAGGCCGGCGTGCGTATCGACACCCGGCGCGGCGCGGGCTACCTGCTGGTGGATGACCATGCGCGGTAG
- a CDS encoding Spy/CpxP family protein refolding chaperone, producing MKRLITALLIAATGWVAMAGPAMARPDHDNRRHGPHEGPGHMMRMFKGLDLSDAQRSQIEGILQANKADGQALRQRSKTLREQMSELDPMASDYSTETQMLANQAAELKREQVLHRSELRRQIAAVLTPEQRAELEAKMEAKQERFRERAERWASKPDA from the coding sequence ATGAAACGACTAATCACCGCTTTGCTGATTGCAGCCACGGGTTGGGTCGCCATGGCCGGCCCCGCGATGGCTCGCCCCGACCATGACAATCGCCGACACGGCCCGCATGAGGGGCCGGGACACATGATGCGGATGTTCAAGGGTCTGGATTTGAGCGATGCGCAGCGGTCCCAGATCGAGGGCATTCTCCAGGCCAACAAAGCGGATGGCCAGGCCTTGCGTCAGCGCTCCAAGACACTGCGCGAGCAGATGTCCGAACTCGACCCGATGGCTTCGGACTACAGCACCGAGACCCAGATGCTGGCGAACCAGGCGGCGGAACTGAAACGCGAGCAGGTATTGCATCGCAGCGAGTTACGCCGACAGATCGCCGCGGTGCTGACTCCCGAGCAACGGGCTGAGCTCGAGGCCAAGATGGAGGCCAAGCAGGAACGGTTCCGCGAACGTGCGGAACGCTGGGCATCCAAACCGGACGCCTAG
- a CDS encoding DUF423 domain-containing protein, which produces MPNPWLALAALFGFLGVAFGAFGAHALRARLSSDMLRVWETAVNYQFWHALALLAVGILVLRGSSAWLTAAGSLFALGVLLFSGSLYALALSGVRGLGAITPVGGVLLLGGWICLLVASTRLS; this is translated from the coding sequence ATGCCTAACCCCTGGCTGGCGCTGGCCGCTCTCTTTGGTTTTCTCGGCGTGGCGTTTGGCGCGTTTGGCGCCCATGCGCTGAGAGCGCGGCTGTCATCCGACATGCTGCGGGTCTGGGAAACGGCGGTGAACTACCAGTTCTGGCACGCCCTGGCCCTACTGGCTGTCGGGATCCTGGTGCTACGCGGTAGTTCGGCCTGGCTAACGGCCGCCGGCAGCCTGTTTGCACTGGGCGTGCTGCTGTTTTCGGGCAGTCTCTACGCGCTGGCGCTATCCGGTGTGCGCGGACTGGGGGCCATCACGCCCGTTGGCGGGGTGCTGCTGCTCGGCGGCTGGATTTGCTTGCTGGTGGCCTCGACACGACTGTCATGA